Proteins found in one Veillonellaceae bacterium genomic segment:
- a CDS encoding diaminopropionate ammonia-lyase codes for GMRILGNPLGSDERIISGESGAVTTGIVSLIMTNPKLAGLRQVLGLDKSSHVLVFSTEGDTDRRNYRRIVWDGAYPSPADC; via the coding sequence GGCATGCGCATCCTGGGCAACCCCCTAGGATCAGATGAGCGAATTATTTCCGGTGAATCGGGCGCAGTAACAACCGGAATTGTCAGTCTGATAATGACTAATCCGAAACTTGCCGGACTGCGGCAGGTTCTAGGCTTGGATAAATCGTCCCATGTGCTGGTCTTTAGCACTGAAGGCGATACTGACCGTCGAAACTATCGCCGCATTGTTTGGGACGGCGCTTATCCAAGTCCGGCTGATTGTTAA